One region of Trichosurus vulpecula isolate mTriVul1 chromosome 1, mTriVul1.pri, whole genome shotgun sequence genomic DNA includes:
- the ANKS4B gene encoding ankyrin repeat and SAM domain-containing protein 4B, giving the protein MSTRYHQAATDGYLEILKEATKRDLNLSDEDGMTPTLLAAYHGNLEALEIICSRGGDPDKCDIWGNTPLHCAASNGHTHCVSFLINFGANVFALDNDLQSPLDAAASREQSECVGILDQAARDQSILNPKKVARQKEQAQRNARKQIKDCEKLQDKHQNKMNRTFNKEKAGTLTSSKGTFSRSSSNSSVPTVFETFSKGLKGTFKARYKKNRNAEEQMGKGTEKKSRRGQQNVMEVFQEDEEESFTNGFKDKLQLTEDKNSDEQQESIFNRPGLGNIVFKRNSAIEDISDSKREIRFNIVSGLLQKEGSGGISETDPEAEVEEEDEDDVPWNGNEVEWEEDEADITPLELFLISQNLSEFIPIFMREQIDLEALLLCSDEDLQSIQMQLGPRKKILNAIGRRKQLLQHPGQMTDTSL; this is encoded by the exons ATGTCAACCCGGTACCACCAGGCCGCAACTGATGGCTACCTGGAAATTCTGAAAGAGGCTACCAAGCGAGATCTCAATCTGTCTGACGAAGATGGCATGACCCCCACACTCCTGGCAGCCTACCATGGCAACTTGGAAGCCCTAGAGATCATCTGTAGCAGGGG GGGTGATCCTGATAAATGTGACATTTGGGGAAATACTCCCCTCCATTGTGCAGCCTCCAATGGACACACCCACTGTGTTTCATTCTTGATCAACTTTGGTGCCAATGTATTTGCCCTAGACAATGACCTACAGTCTCCACTAGATGCTGCTGCCAGCAGAGAGCAGAGTGAATGTGTTGGCATCTTAGACCAAGCCGCCAGGGATCAGAGCATCCTGAATCCAAAAAAAGTTGCCAGACAGAAGGAGCAGGCCCAAAGAAATGCCAGGAAGCAGATTAAAGATTGTGAAAAACTTCAGGATAAACATCAGAATAAAATGAATCGCACATTCAACAAGGAGAAGGCTGGGACCCTGACTTCTTCCAAGGGTACTTTTTCCAGGTCATCTTCAAACTCCTCTGTTCCCACTGTATTTGAAACATTCTCCAAGGGTTTAAAAGGTACCTTCAAGGCAAGATATAAGAAGAATAGGAATGCAGAAGAACAGATGggaaaaggcacagagaagaaGAGCAGGAGAGGGCAGCAAAATGTGATGGAAGTGTTccaggaagatgaggaagagtcATTCACAAATGGTTTCAAAGATAAGCTACAGCTCACAGAAGACAAGAATAGTGATGAGCAGCAAGAGTCCATTTTCAACCGTCCTGGTCTGGGCAATATTGTGTTTAAAAGAAATTCAGCCATTGAAGATATCTCAGACAGCAAAAGAGAAATAAGGTTTAATATAGTTTCTGGATTACTCCAGAAAGAAGGATCAGGAGGCATTAGTGAGACTGACCCAGAAGCAGAggtagaagaagaagatgaagatgatgtgCCTTGGAATGGGAATGAAGTGGAATGGGAGGAAGATGAAGCAGATATTACCCCTCTTGAATTGTTCTTGATATCTCAGAACCTGAGTGAGTTCATCCCCATCTTTATGAGAGAACAAATAGATCTAGAAGCCCTCTTACTTTGCTCAGATGAGGATCTCCAGAGCATACAAATGCAGCTGGGCCCAAGGAAGAAAATCCTCAATGCCATAGGTAGAAGGAAGCAGTTACTGCAGCATCCTGGCCAGATGACCGACACAAGCCTCTGA
- the ZP2 gene encoding zona pellucida sperm-binding protein 2 — MWRRLFGVRLTGASKGTCPSPQFPWLFCLVALVTSAVVGNFSTTSFPGTVTCYDDEMKIGFPEDLGNKSWQAYVVDSFGNEIFRCAHVVTSENLILRATYKSCAERVHGTYRVNLKFLSNETTSNQVVTYQVSCPAIQADEVLGEMLAATNCTKDFMSVSFSQILPSFDDETMGREPQVAWTVIVGDSPRMQTLTLQEAMQQGYSFVIENSKIILRVSFNAAGVLHYEQENNHLYTVALQLTYGPPEQRLTLSSRMVCILGPVTCNSTHMTLIIPEFPGALTAISIENRNVPVNLSKTSGVAVESRNGSRLHFNKRILKSKMSESGAGVQFYLPSLKLRFQYYGEMVSVIIYPEFCESPVSVVAGGTCTSDGFMDFEVYSHQTKPALNLDTLQVRDTACQPAFKNPSQDMVRFHIPLNGCGTRAKFEGGQAIYENEIHALWADLPPNKITRDSEFSLTVRCYYSGTDLMVRTNISSPPPPIVSVKPGPLSLVLQIYPDESYLQPYRDDQYPIVRYLRQPIYMEVQVVNRNDPNIKLVLDDCWATLSVDPMSLPRWNVIVDGCDYTLDNYRTKFHHVGSSVNYPNHYQRFEVTTFAFVSGGQALSSLIYFHCSVLLCDQFHPDSPLCSVTCPGSSRTKRDIIEEKSTIASLPGPVFLVSDQAPSFRGRTNTEGPWYEGTSIALQVGSILIAEIFIVAVLCLVKCMPGRTRAVS; from the exons ATGTGGAGAAGGCTCTTTGGAGTCAGGCTAACTGGGGCCTCTAAAGGGACATG CCCTAGCCCACAGTTTCCCTGGCTCTTCTGCCTTGTGGCCCTGGTAACCTCTGCAGTGGTTGGTAACTTCTCAACTACCAGCTTCCCAG GCACAGTCACTTGCTATGATGATGAAATGAAGATTGGATTTCCTGAAGATCTTGGCAACAAGTCTTGGCAAGCATATGTGGTTG ATTCCTTTGGCAATGAAATCTTTCGTTGTGCCCATGTTGTGACCTCAGAGAACCTCATCTTGAGAGCTACGTATAAGAGTTGTGCTGAAAGGGTG CATGGTACGTATCGAGTGAATCTCAAATTCCTGTCCAATGAGACTACGAGCAACCAGGTTGTAACCTACCAGGTCAGCTGTCCTGCCATTCAAGCTGATGAGGTTCTAGGTGAAATGTTAGCAGCCACGAACTGTACCAAGGATTTCATGTCT gttTCATTTTCACAGATCCTACCCAGTTTTGATGATGAGACTATG GGTAGAGAACCTCAGGTGGCTTGGACTGTCATTGTGGGTGATAGCCCCAGAATGCAAACCCTTACACTTCAGGAAGCCATGCAGCAGGGCTACAGTTTTGTCATTGAGAACAGTAAAATCATCTTGCGAGTGTCCTTCAATGCTGCTGGAGTCTTGCActatgag caAGAAAACAATCACCTGTATACTGTGGCTCTCCAGCTTACATATGGACCTCCTGAACAGAGGCTTACCCTCTCGTCCCGAATGGTTTGCATATTAG GTCCAGTCACCTGTAATTCAACACACATGACTCTTATTATACCAGAGTTTCCAGGGGCATTGACAGCCATAAGCATAGAGAATCGTAACGTTCCCGTGAATTTGTCAAAGACCAGTGGCGTTGCTGTAGAGTCGAGAAATGGCTCAAGACTACATTTCAacaaaagaattctgaaatctaAA ATGTCTGAGAGTGGTGCAGGTGTTCAGTTTTACTTGCCTTCACTAAAGCTGAGATTTCAGTATTATGGGGAGATGGTATCTGTGATCATCTATCCTGAATTCTGTGAGTCCCCGGTTTCAGTAG TTGCAGGTGGCACATGCACCTCCGATGGCTTTATGGACTTTGAAGTGTACAGCCACCAAACGAAGCCTGCCTTGAACCTGGATACACTCCAAGTAAGAGATACAGCCTGCCAGCCGGCCTTTAAGAATCCCTCTCAGGACATGGTTCGATTTCATATACCCCTGAATGGGTGTGGAACAAGAGCAAAG TTTGAAGGAGGCCAAGCCATCTATGAAAATGAAATCCATGCTCTTTGGGCAGACCTCCCCCCAAACAAAATTACTAGAGACAGTGAATTCAG TCTGACAGTGAGATGCTATTATAGTGGCACTGACCTCATGGTCAGGACAAATATCAGCAGTCCTCCTCCTCCAATTGTGTCAGTGAAACCAGGACCACTTTCCTTAGTCCTTCAGATCTACCCAG ACGAGTCCTATCTGCAGCCTTATAGGGATGATCAGTACCCAATAGTGAGATACCTGCGTCAACCAATTTACATGGAAGTACAAGTAGTAAATAGAAATGACCCAAACATCAAACTCGTCTTAGATGACTGTTGGGCAACACTGTCTGTGGACCCTATGTCTCTTCCCCGATGGAATGTCATTGTGGATGG CTGTGATTATACACTGGACAACTATCGCACAAAATTCCACCATGTAGGCTCTTCAGTGAACTATCCCAATCACTACCAAAGGTTTGAAGTGAcaacttttgcctttgtatctggTGGCCAAGCTCTCTCTAGCCTG ATTTATTTCCACTGCAGTGTCTTGCTCTGTGACCAATTCCATCCAGATTCTCCTTTGTGTTccgtgacttgtcctgggtcatctAGGACGAAAAGAG atATAATTGAAGAAAAGTCTACAATAGCAAGTCTTCCTGGACCTGTCTTCTTGGTATCAGATCAAGCCCCCTCATTTAGAG GACGAACAAACACTGAAGGTCCTTGGTATGAAGGAACAAGTATTGCCCTTCAAGTAGGGTCTATCCTAATAGCAGAGATATTTATTGTGGCAGTGCTTTGTCTGGTTAAATGCATGCCAGGCAGGACAAGAGCTGTGAGTTAA